The following proteins come from a genomic window of Micromonospora echinofusca:
- a CDS encoding mycothiol transferase, translating to MWATADETREEIVALYRRASSHADTTIEALALDDVGRVPWWGDATVTLHRVLVHVVAETQRHAGHADIVRELIDGAAGLLPRNDNLPPADEPWWRDHRQRVEQAALDAGNRGT from the coding sequence ATGTGGGCGACCGCGGACGAGACCCGCGAAGAGATCGTCGCCCTGTACCGTCGCGCCAGCTCCCACGCCGACACCACCATCGAAGCCCTCGCGCTCGACGACGTCGGCCGGGTGCCGTGGTGGGGCGATGCGACGGTCACACTGCACCGCGTCCTGGTCCACGTCGTCGCCGAGACACAACGGCACGCCGGCCACGCCGACATCGTGCGCGAGCTGATCGACGGCGCGGCCGGGCTGCTGCCCAGGAACGACAATCTGCCACCCGCCGACGAGCCGTGGTGGCGGGACCACCGCCAGCGGGTGGAGCAGGCCGCCCTCGACGCCGGCAACCGCGGCACCTAG
- a CDS encoding DUF397 domain-containing protein yields MASHPKGDFDLSRAVWQRAEGDTSESAVEVAFVDDLIGMRNSAEPDGPVLVFTQAEWDAFVAGAQDGEFDLD; encoded by the coding sequence ATGGCTTCGCACCCCAAGGGCGACTTCGACCTTTCGCGGGCGGTCTGGCAGCGGGCCGAGGGCGACACCTCCGAGAGCGCGGTGGAGGTCGCCTTCGTCGACGACCTGATCGGCATGCGCAACTCCGCCGAGCCGGACGGGCCGGTCCTGGTATTCACCCAGGCGGAGTGGGACGCCTTCGTCGCCGGCGCCCAGGACGGCGAGTTCGACCTGGACTGA
- a CDS encoding DegV family protein, with product MPVAVVTDSTAYLPPELPRAHRLTVVPLTVVLNGAEGLEGVETTPADATRALGGRRVSVSTSRPAPEQFARTYRELFDAGADGIVSVHLSAELSGTVEAARLAAAGFDDRVAVVDSRSTGMGLGFPAVAAATAAERGGDLSGVRDAAVDAIARTSIWFYVDTLEFLRRGGRIGAAEALLGTALSVKPIMHMPDGAIVLKDKVRTASRGVARLVDLAVEAAGDADVDLAVHHLAAPQRAEALLEALRARLGDRLHDSYVSEAGAVVAAHAGPGLACVVVHRRPPASG from the coding sequence ATGCCCGTCGCGGTCGTCACCGACTCCACCGCCTACCTTCCGCCCGAGTTGCCACGCGCCCACCGGCTGACGGTGGTGCCGCTGACCGTCGTGCTCAACGGCGCCGAAGGGCTGGAGGGGGTGGAGACCACCCCGGCCGACGCCACCCGGGCGCTCGGCGGCCGGCGCGTCTCCGTGAGCACCTCCCGCCCCGCGCCGGAGCAGTTCGCCCGGACGTACCGGGAGCTGTTCGACGCGGGCGCCGACGGGATCGTCTCGGTGCACCTGTCGGCTGAGCTCTCCGGCACCGTCGAGGCCGCCCGGCTGGCCGCCGCCGGCTTCGACGACCGGGTCGCCGTAGTCGACAGCCGCTCGACCGGCATGGGCCTCGGCTTCCCCGCCGTCGCCGCCGCCACGGCCGCCGAGCGGGGCGGGGACCTGTCGGGCGTACGCGACGCCGCGGTCGACGCCATCGCCCGTACCAGCATCTGGTTCTACGTCGACACGCTGGAGTTCCTCCGCCGGGGCGGCCGGATCGGCGCCGCCGAGGCGCTGCTCGGCACCGCCCTGTCGGTCAAGCCGATCATGCACATGCCGGACGGGGCGATCGTGCTCAAGGACAAGGTGCGTACCGCCAGCCGGGGCGTGGCGCGGCTGGTCGACCTGGCCGTGGAGGCCGCCGGCGACGCCGACGTCGACCTGGCCGTGCACCACCTCGCCGCGCCGCAGCGGGCCGAGGCGCTGTTGGAGGCGCTGCGGGCCCGGCTGGGCGACCGGCTGCACGACTCGTACGTCTCGGAGGCCGGCGCGGTCGTCGCCGCGCACGCCGGGCCCGGGCTGGCCTGCGTCGTCGTGCACCGCCGGCCGCCGGCCAGCGGCTAG
- the nadD gene encoding nicotinate-nucleotide adenylyltransferase, whose product MEEDIRRVGIMGGTFDPIHHGHLVAASEVADRFGLDEVVFVPTGQPWQKADEPVSPAEDRYLMTVIATASNPRFQVSRVDIDRGGPTYTVDTLRDLHAEYGPKVQLYFITGADALERILSWKDLDEIFELAHFIGVTRPGFELTDAHLPADTVSLVQVPAMAISSTDCRARVARGEPVWYLVPDGVVQYIAKRRLYQS is encoded by the coding sequence GTGGAGGAAGACATCCGGCGGGTCGGGATCATGGGCGGCACCTTCGACCCGATCCACCACGGGCACCTCGTCGCGGCCAGCGAGGTGGCGGACCGGTTCGGGCTGGACGAGGTGGTCTTCGTCCCCACCGGCCAGCCGTGGCAGAAGGCGGACGAGCCGGTCAGCCCGGCGGAGGACCGCTACCTGATGACGGTCATCGCCACCGCCTCCAACCCACGTTTCCAGGTCAGCCGTGTCGACATCGACCGGGGCGGGCCCACCTACACCGTCGACACCCTGCGCGACCTGCACGCCGAGTACGGCCCGAAGGTGCAGCTGTACTTCATCACCGGAGCGGACGCGCTGGAGCGGATCCTCTCCTGGAAGGACCTGGACGAGATCTTCGAGCTGGCCCACTTCATCGGGGTGACCCGGCCGGGCTTCGAGCTGACCGACGCGCACCTGCCGGCCGACACGGTGAGCCTGGTGCAGGTCCCGGCCATGGCCATCTCGTCCACGGACTGCCGGGCCCGGGTCGCCCGGGGCGAGCCGGTCTGGTATCTGGTGCCGGACGGTGTGGTGCAGTACATCGCCAAGCGGCGCCTCTATCAGTCGTGA
- the holA gene encoding DNA polymerase III subunit delta → MGGVTAASLAPILLVLGDEELLATRAVTEAVAKARAVDPDVDVREYQAGALLVGEIAEMLSPSLFGGRRVLVLRAGQDARKDLVAALLAYAKNPDPDVQLVVLHLGAAKGKAFADGLKAAGATVVPAAKLKGHRERVAFVRDEIRRAGGKCTDDAAEALIAAVGNDLRELAAACSQLMADTDGRIGADTVSRYYRGRVEVTGFTVADAAMVGDVPAALEALRWALHVGVDPVPIADAIADGVRTVARVASAGRGDPFQLASTLGMPAWKIRSAQQRARGWTPEGLVQAMRAAAECNAAVKGGSDDRAYALERAVFSVAAARQGGAR, encoded by the coding sequence ATGGGCGGCGTGACCGCCGCCAGCCTCGCTCCTATTCTGCTCGTCCTCGGCGACGAGGAGCTGCTCGCCACGCGCGCGGTCACCGAAGCCGTCGCCAAGGCGCGCGCCGTCGACCCCGACGTGGACGTCCGCGAATACCAGGCCGGCGCGCTCCTCGTCGGCGAGATCGCCGAGATGCTCAGCCCCTCCCTCTTCGGTGGGCGGCGGGTGCTGGTGCTGCGCGCCGGCCAGGACGCCCGCAAGGACCTGGTGGCGGCCCTGCTGGCGTACGCGAAGAACCCCGACCCGGACGTGCAGCTGGTCGTGCTGCACCTCGGCGCGGCCAAGGGCAAGGCGTTCGCCGACGGGCTGAAGGCGGCCGGCGCGACGGTGGTGCCGGCGGCCAAGCTGAAGGGGCACCGTGAGCGGGTGGCCTTCGTCCGCGACGAGATCCGCCGGGCCGGCGGTAAGTGCACCGACGACGCCGCCGAGGCGCTGATCGCAGCGGTCGGCAACGACCTGCGCGAGCTGGCCGCCGCCTGCTCCCAGCTGATGGCCGACACCGACGGCCGGATCGGCGCCGACACGGTCTCCCGCTACTACCGGGGCCGGGTCGAGGTGACCGGCTTCACCGTCGCCGACGCCGCCATGGTGGGCGACGTGCCCGCGGCGCTGGAGGCGCTGCGCTGGGCGCTGCACGTGGGGGTCGACCCGGTGCCGATCGCCGACGCCATCGCCGACGGCGTCCGCACCGTGGCCCGGGTCGCGTCCGCCGGGCGGGGCGACCCCTTCCAGTTGGCGAGCACCCTCGGCATGCCGGCGTGGAAGATCAGGTCCGCCCAGCAGCGGGCCCGTGGCTGGACGCCCGAGGGACTGGTCCAGGCGATGCGGGCCGCCGCCGAGTGCAACGCGGCCGTCAAGGGCGGCTCCGACGACCGCGCGTACGCGCTGGAGCGGGCCGTCTTCTCGGTCGCCGCCGCCCGGCAGGGTGGCGCCCGGTGA
- a CDS encoding histidine phosphatase family protein, with amino-acid sequence MTRLIIWRHGNTDWNAANRVQGQTDVPLNDLGREQARNAASLLAGLRPDAIVSSDLSRAADTAAALAALTGLPVRNDPRLRERHFGLWQGLARAEAAERHPAEFARWRAGDPDPGAGIETLDDLGKRVGAALSDAADAVPGGTVVVATHGGAARQGCGHLLGWEHAVLRTVGPLQNCHWTELRHDDTQGWHLRAHNVGLIGVPATTEPV; translated from the coding sequence ATGACCCGCCTGATCATCTGGCGGCACGGCAACACCGACTGGAACGCCGCCAATCGCGTGCAGGGGCAGACCGACGTCCCGCTGAACGACCTGGGCCGCGAGCAGGCCCGCAACGCCGCGTCCCTGCTGGCCGGGCTGCGGCCGGACGCCATCGTGTCCAGCGACCTGAGCCGCGCGGCGGACACCGCCGCCGCACTGGCCGCGCTGACCGGGCTGCCGGTGCGCAACGACCCGCGACTGCGGGAACGGCACTTCGGGTTGTGGCAGGGGCTCGCCCGCGCCGAGGCCGCCGAGCGCCACCCCGCCGAGTTCGCCCGCTGGCGGGCCGGCGACCCGGACCCGGGCGCCGGCATCGAGACCCTCGACGACCTCGGCAAGCGGGTCGGCGCGGCCCTGTCCGACGCCGCCGACGCCGTGCCCGGCGGCACCGTGGTGGTGGCCACCCACGGCGGCGCGGCCCGCCAGGGCTGCGGTCACCTGCTCGGCTGGGAACACGCCGTCCTGCGCACCGTCGGTCCGCTGCAGAACTGCCACTGGACGGAACTGCGCCACGACGACACCCAGGGCTGGCACCTGCGCGCCCACAACGTCGGCCTGATCGGTGTGCCGGCCACCACCGAGCCGGTCTGA
- the rsfS gene encoding ribosome silencing factor: MTISERAHELALAAAQAAADKKAQDIVIIDVGDQLAITDAFLLAAAPNERQVLAIVDAIEERLLELPEKAKPVRREGERGGRWVLLDYVDIVVHVQHTEEREFYALDRLWKDCPTIPFVDRDLVDAESGTGSTSAE; the protein is encoded by the coding sequence GTGACAATTTCCGAACGCGCCCACGAGTTGGCTCTCGCCGCCGCCCAGGCCGCGGCCGACAAGAAGGCGCAGGACATCGTCATCATCGACGTGGGCGACCAGCTCGCCATCACCGACGCGTTCCTGCTCGCCGCGGCTCCCAACGAGCGTCAGGTGCTCGCCATCGTCGATGCCATCGAGGAGCGGCTGCTCGAGCTGCCGGAGAAGGCCAAGCCGGTCCGGCGCGAGGGCGAGCGGGGCGGCCGGTGGGTGCTGCTCGACTACGTCGACATCGTGGTGCACGTCCAGCACACCGAGGAGCGCGAGTTCTACGCCCTCGACCGGCTCTGGAAGGACTGCCCGACGATCCCGTTCGTCGACCGCGACCTCGTCGACGCGGAGTCCGGCACCGGCTCCACCAGCGCGGAATGA
- a CDS encoding cytochrome P450, with product MATIPTERSPDSSVAFLRDGYRFVGRRCDRHGTDIFQARLLLEPTICLRGRSAAELFYDPERFVRAGAMPKRAQRTLTGRGGVQGLDGAEHADRKAMFMSIMTPAAIRQLGQLFDDEWRARVPAWEAGGPVVLYDEIARMLTRAVCAWAGVPLADSEVHRRTAELHAMIEGPAALGLQHWRGRWGRRRGERWIGQVVERERAGTLPAPEGSALRVIAEHRDDRGRLLPRRIAAVELLNVLRPTVAVDRFVVFAALALHDHPAWRQRVRESDEATESFVQEVRRYYPFFPVAAARVRRPFDWQGHHFPRGRRVLLDLYGTNHHPALWPEPERFRPERFTGWRGDPFALVPQGGGGHLTGHRCAGEWITIELMKRAVTNLTTTMRYDVPPQNLALSLRAMPALPPSGFLITNVRRTA from the coding sequence ATGGCGACCATCCCGACGGAGCGCAGCCCGGACAGTTCGGTGGCGTTCCTGCGCGACGGCTACCGCTTCGTCGGCCGGCGCTGCGACCGCCACGGAACCGACATCTTCCAGGCCCGACTGCTGCTGGAACCCACCATCTGCCTGCGCGGCCGGTCGGCGGCGGAGCTGTTCTACGACCCCGAACGCTTCGTCCGGGCGGGCGCGATGCCGAAGCGGGCGCAGCGCACCCTGACCGGCCGCGGTGGTGTGCAGGGCCTCGACGGTGCGGAACACGCCGACCGCAAGGCCATGTTCATGTCGATCATGACGCCGGCCGCAATCCGGCAGCTCGGGCAGCTCTTCGACGACGAGTGGCGGGCCCGCGTCCCGGCCTGGGAGGCGGGCGGGCCGGTGGTGCTCTACGACGAGATCGCCCGGATGCTGACCCGCGCGGTCTGCGCCTGGGCCGGCGTACCGCTCGCGGACTCCGAGGTGCACCGGCGTACCGCCGAACTGCACGCGATGATCGAAGGGCCGGCGGCCCTCGGCCTCCAGCACTGGCGCGGCCGGTGGGGCCGCCGCCGGGGCGAGCGCTGGATCGGGCAGGTCGTCGAACGCGAGCGCGCCGGCACGCTCCCCGCCCCCGAGGGCAGCGCGCTACGGGTGATCGCCGAGCACCGGGACGACCGGGGACGGCTGCTGCCCCGCCGGATCGCGGCCGTCGAACTGCTCAACGTGCTGCGCCCCACGGTCGCCGTCGACCGTTTCGTCGTCTTCGCCGCGCTGGCCCTGCACGACCACCCGGCCTGGCGGCAGCGGGTCCGCGAGAGCGACGAGGCCACCGAGAGCTTCGTGCAGGAGGTACGCCGCTACTACCCCTTCTTCCCGGTGGCCGCCGCCCGGGTGCGCCGCCCGTTCGACTGGCAGGGCCACCACTTCCCGCGCGGCCGGCGGGTGCTGCTCGACCTGTACGGCACCAACCACCACCCGGCGCTCTGGCCGGAGCCGGAGCGGTTCCGTCCGGAGCGGTTCACCGGTTGGCGGGGCGACCCGTTCGCCCTCGTCCCGCAGGGCGGCGGCGGGCACCTGACCGGGCACCGCTGCGCCGGAGAGTGGATCACGATCGAGCTGATGAAGCGGGCGGTGACCAACCTGACCACGACGATGCGGTACGACGTGCCACCGCAGAACCTGGCGCTGAGCCTGCGCGCGATGCCGGCGCTCCCGCCGAGCGGGTTCCTGATCACCAACGTCCGTCGCACGGCCTGA
- the pepN gene encoding aminopeptidase N, translating to MPSLTRVEATARGAAITVDSYQVDLDLTGGNERFRSDVTIRFRAVPGAQTFVEVQPAKLLAVRLDDRDVDPATLDDNRLPLTGLAATNTLTVSAEMAYSNTGEGMHRFVDPADGETYLYAMSFLDNAQRIFAAFDQPDLKAPVTLSVTAPPHWVVAANGQLAATPRPGRWEFAPTAPLATYFVSLIAGPWHVRRGEHDGIPLGVYCRRSLAEHLDADAEEILTITGQCLDRFHQLFAERYPFGKYDQAFVPEFNAGAMENPGLVTFRDDYVFRSAVTDTEREQRATTIAHEMAHMWFGDLVTMRWWDDLWLNESFAEYLGTRVTAEATRFGQAWTTFALRRKAWGYAADQRPSTHPVAPEEVADAAEGLLNFDGISYAKGASVLRQLVAWLGDDAFLAGLNAHFAKHRFGNATLTDLLGSLAAAAGRDLSGWADRWLRSAQVNTLRAEVTVDAEGRYTEVAIGQSAPDSHPVLRPHRIGVGRYAADGSVARAEVDLDPDADGGRTVLTGLTGEPAARLLLPNDGDLTFAKIRLDPASADAVPLVLPGLADPLARALLWGEALDAAIDGERPVAGLAALVAAALPAETEVIIAEDVLALSRSLVDRYLDAPAREAALAQVAAACRRLLDGAPAGGSLQLAAARGWIAASTDAAGLAGWLAGRDVPPGLAVDAELRWALLLRLVVLGAAGAAEIAAEATADPSAAGAERAARCRAALPDPAAKRAAWEIVVSNTELSNRLVEATAEGFWQPEQAELTAGYVARYFAEMPAAARSRTPWVADQVAKLAFPRYAVAQPTREVAAALLARDDVTPGLRRVVTDADDDLRRALVARTAVAAAAA from the coding sequence ATGCCGAGCCTGACCCGTGTAGAGGCGACCGCGCGTGGCGCGGCGATCACCGTCGACTCCTATCAGGTGGACCTCGACCTGACCGGCGGTAACGAGCGCTTCCGTTCCGACGTCACCATCCGCTTCCGGGCGGTCCCCGGCGCGCAGACCTTCGTCGAGGTCCAGCCCGCGAAACTGCTGGCCGTACGCCTCGACGACCGCGACGTCGACCCGGCCACGCTGGACGACAACCGGCTGCCGCTGACCGGGCTCGCCGCGACCAACACGCTCACCGTCTCCGCCGAGATGGCGTACTCGAACACCGGCGAGGGGATGCACCGCTTCGTCGACCCGGCCGACGGCGAGACCTACCTCTACGCGATGTCCTTCCTGGACAACGCGCAGCGCATCTTCGCCGCCTTCGACCAGCCCGACCTCAAGGCCCCGGTCACCCTGTCGGTCACCGCCCCGCCGCACTGGGTCGTCGCGGCCAACGGCCAGCTCGCCGCCACCCCGCGCCCCGGGCGCTGGGAGTTCGCTCCGACGGCGCCGCTGGCCACGTACTTCGTCTCGCTGATCGCCGGCCCCTGGCACGTCCGGCGCGGCGAGCACGACGGCATCCCGCTCGGCGTCTACTGCCGGCGCTCGCTGGCGGAGCACCTGGACGCCGACGCCGAGGAGATCCTGACCATCACCGGGCAGTGCCTCGACCGGTTCCACCAGCTCTTCGCCGAGCGCTACCCGTTCGGCAAGTACGACCAGGCGTTCGTGCCGGAGTTCAACGCCGGTGCCATGGAGAACCCGGGGCTGGTCACCTTCCGCGACGACTACGTCTTCCGCTCGGCCGTCACCGACACCGAGCGGGAGCAGCGCGCCACGACCATCGCCCACGAGATGGCGCACATGTGGTTCGGCGACCTGGTCACCATGCGCTGGTGGGACGACCTGTGGCTGAACGAGTCCTTCGCGGAGTACCTCGGCACCCGGGTGACCGCCGAGGCGACCCGCTTCGGGCAGGCCTGGACGACCTTCGCCCTGCGGCGCAAGGCCTGGGGCTACGCGGCCGACCAGCGCCCCTCGACCCACCCGGTGGCCCCCGAGGAGGTCGCCGACGCCGCCGAGGGCCTGCTCAACTTCGACGGCATCTCGTACGCCAAGGGCGCCAGCGTCCTGCGCCAGCTCGTCGCCTGGCTCGGCGACGACGCATTCCTCGCCGGCCTCAACGCCCACTTCGCGAAGCACCGCTTCGGCAACGCCACCCTGACCGACCTGCTCGGCAGCCTCGCCGCAGCCGCCGGGCGCGACCTGTCCGGCTGGGCCGACCGCTGGCTGCGCTCGGCGCAGGTCAACACGCTGCGCGCCGAGGTCACCGTCGACGCCGAGGGCCGCTACACCGAGGTGGCGATCGGGCAGAGCGCCCCCGACTCGCACCCGGTGCTGCGCCCGCACCGCATCGGGGTCGGCCGGTATGCCGCCGACGGGTCCGTCGCCCGGGCCGAGGTCGACCTCGACCCGGACGCCGACGGCGGTCGGACGGTGCTGACCGGGCTGACCGGCGAGCCGGCGGCCCGGCTGCTGCTGCCCAACGACGGCGACCTGACGTTCGCCAAGATCCGGCTGGACCCCGCCTCGGCGGACGCCGTACCGCTGGTGCTGCCCGGCCTGGCCGACCCGCTGGCCCGGGCGCTGCTCTGGGGCGAGGCACTGGACGCCGCCATCGACGGGGAACGCCCGGTCGCCGGCCTGGCCGCCCTGGTCGCCGCCGCCCTCCCCGCCGAGACCGAGGTGATCATCGCCGAGGACGTGCTCGCGCTCAGCCGCTCGCTGGTCGACCGCTACCTCGACGCGCCCGCCCGCGAGGCCGCGCTGGCGCAGGTCGCCGCCGCCTGCCGGAGACTGCTCGACGGGGCCCCGGCCGGCGGCTCGCTCCAGCTCGCGGCGGCCCGGGGCTGGATCGCCGCCAGCACCGACGCGGCAGGCCTGGCCGGCTGGCTCGCCGGCCGGGACGTCCCGCCGGGGCTGGCGGTCGACGCCGAACTGCGCTGGGCGCTGCTGCTCCGGCTGGTGGTGCTCGGCGCGGCCGGCGCGGCGGAGATCGCCGCCGAGGCCACGGCCGACCCGAGCGCCGCCGGCGCCGAGCGGGCGGCCCGCTGCCGCGCGGCACTGCCCGACCCGGCAGCCAAGCGGGCCGCGTGGGAGATCGTCGTGTCGAACACCGAGCTGTCCAACCGGCTCGTCGAGGCGACCGCGGAGGGGTTCTGGCAGCCTGAGCAGGCCGAGCTGACCGCCGGTTACGTGGCGCGCTACTTCGCCGAGATGCCGGCCGCCGCGCGGTCGCGTACGCCCTGGGTGGCCGACCAGGTCGCGAAGCTGGCCTTTCCCCGCTACGCCGTGGCGCAGCCCACCCGGGAGGTGGCCGCGGCGCTGCTGGCCCGAGACGACGTCACCCCCGGCCTGCGCCGGGTCGTGACCGACGCCGACGACGACCTGCGCCGCGCCCTCGTCGCCCGGACGGCGGTCGCCGCGGCGGCGGCCTGA
- a CDS encoding class I SAM-dependent DNA methyltransferase, with protein sequence MSFDASEYGRHAAEVYDETYAHLTPDAAVERLAELADGGPVCEFGIGTGRLALPLAARGLSVAGVEGSPEMAAGLRAKPGGDAVEVAVGDFTGTRVPGEFALVVLAFNTIFALPDQAAQVACFRNAAAHLRPGGRFVVEAWVPDPGAFRAGGALRPVRVAEDVVLLEAALLHPAEQRMTTTKVRLTNGGVHLLPANHRYAWPAELDLMAELAGLRREHRWEDWSGRPFTDHSREHVSVYRRPEPA encoded by the coding sequence GTGTCCTTCGACGCCAGCGAGTACGGCCGGCACGCCGCAGAGGTCTACGACGAGACGTACGCGCACCTGACGCCGGACGCGGCGGTGGAGCGGCTCGCCGAACTGGCCGACGGCGGTCCGGTGTGCGAGTTCGGCATCGGCACCGGCCGACTGGCCCTGCCGCTGGCCGCCCGGGGGCTGAGCGTCGCCGGTGTCGAGGGTTCCCCGGAGATGGCCGCCGGGCTGCGCGCCAAACCAGGCGGGGACGCGGTCGAGGTGGCCGTCGGCGACTTCACCGGGACCCGGGTGCCCGGCGAGTTCGCCCTGGTGGTGCTCGCGTTCAACACGATCTTCGCGCTGCCGGACCAGGCCGCCCAGGTGGCCTGCTTCCGCAACGCCGCCGCCCACCTGCGTCCCGGCGGCCGGTTCGTCGTCGAGGCGTGGGTGCCCGACCCGGGTGCCTTCCGCGCCGGCGGGGCGCTGCGCCCGGTGCGCGTGGCGGAGGACGTGGTGCTGCTGGAGGCGGCCCTGCTGCACCCGGCCGAGCAGCGGATGACCACCACGAAGGTCCGGCTCACCAACGGCGGGGTGCACCTGCTGCCGGCCAACCACCGCTACGCCTGGCCGGCGGAGCTGGACCTGATGGCCGAACTGGCCGGGCTGCGCCGCGAGCACCGCTGGGAGGACTGGTCTGGCCGCCCGTTCACCGACCACAGCCGCGAGCACGTCTCCGTGTACCGCCGGCCGGAACCGGCGTGA
- a CDS encoding ComEA family DNA-binding protein produces the protein MTGDHRRPVGLSVDRPGPAAEPVVALPPRTPASPAGAAALPAPDPPARAPGTASRLPGPGAFDPGRRGVRALAVVAVLVVLGAGFWAWRSRPQTEPVSPVATAEASGAAVTGLAEPAATAAGELVVAVAGKVRRPGLVRVPAGARVADALAAAGGALPGVDVALLNPARKVTDGELILVGVTAPPGAASPPGAAPGGAPGALGAGGRLNLNTATLAQLDALPGVGPVLAQRILTHRDQQGGFRSVGDLRQVDGIGDARYEQLKDLVTV, from the coding sequence CTGACCGGCGATCATCGGAGGCCCGTGGGGTTGTCCGTCGACCGGCCGGGCCCGGCCGCGGAGCCGGTCGTGGCGCTGCCGCCCCGCACACCGGCGTCGCCAGCCGGCGCGGCGGCGCTGCCGGCGCCCGACCCGCCGGCCCGCGCCCCGGGGACGGCGTCCCGGTTGCCGGGGCCGGGGGCGTTCGACCCGGGCCGGCGGGGGGTGCGGGCGCTGGCCGTCGTCGCGGTGCTGGTGGTGCTCGGGGCCGGCTTCTGGGCCTGGCGGTCCCGGCCGCAGACCGAGCCGGTCAGTCCGGTGGCCACGGCGGAGGCGTCCGGGGCTGCGGTGACCGGCCTCGCGGAGCCGGCCGCCACCGCCGCCGGAGAGCTGGTCGTCGCGGTCGCCGGGAAGGTACGCCGCCCCGGGCTGGTCCGGGTGCCGGCCGGCGCCCGGGTCGCCGACGCCCTGGCGGCGGCCGGCGGGGCGCTGCCCGGGGTGGACGTCGCCCTGCTCAATCCGGCCCGCAAGGTCACCGACGGGGAACTGATCCTGGTCGGCGTCACCGCGCCGCCGGGCGCGGCCTCCCCGCCCGGGGCGGCGCCCGGCGGTGCCCCCGGAGCCCTTGGCGCCGGGGGCCGGCTCAACCTCAACACCGCGACGCTGGCGCAGCTCGACGCGCTGCCGGGCGTCGGGCCGGTGCTCGCCCAGCGCATCCTCACCCACCGCGACCAGCAGGGCGGCTTCCGCTCGGTCGGCGACCTGCGCCAGGTCGACGGCATCGGCGACGCCCGCTACGAGCAGCTCAAGGACCTGGTGACGGTGTGA
- a CDS encoding glycosyltransferase, with product MSAPARPPGAAPGDGGDTAEDGGVAPDHGGTTVFGGGTAPPPGAERCRLPLAYVLPLRWTGDAGLAELTGYLRRLSALVDVTVVDGSPPEVFDRHARAWRGLVRHLRPDPALRGVNGKVTGVLTGVGAARHEHVVIADDDVRYDEAGLRVVHGLLDRVDLVRPQNYFDPLPWHAWWDTGRTLLNRALGADYPGTLAVRRSTFLAMGGYDPDVLFENLELIRTVRAYGGTEAAPAWLHVRRLPPGTAHFLGQRVRQAYDDLAQPARLVTSLAVLPALAAAVANRRPGLLLGAAATTVALAEAGRRRGGGTTVFPPATALAAPLWVLERGVCAWLAVGRRLLFGGVRYAGGRMRRAAHFERTLRRHLR from the coding sequence GTGAGCGCGCCGGCCCGACCGCCCGGCGCCGCGCCGGGAGACGGTGGCGACACTGCCGAGGACGGCGGCGTCGCACCCGACCACGGCGGCACGACCGTCTTCGGCGGCGGCACGGCCCCGCCGCCGGGCGCCGAGCGGTGCCGGCTTCCCCTGGCGTACGTGCTGCCGCTGCGCTGGACCGGCGACGCCGGGCTGGCCGAACTGACCGGCTACCTGCGGCGGCTGAGCGCCCTGGTCGACGTGACCGTGGTCGACGGGTCGCCGCCGGAGGTGTTCGACCGGCACGCGCGGGCCTGGCGGGGGCTGGTCCGGCACCTGCGGCCGGATCCCGCCCTGCGCGGCGTCAACGGCAAGGTGACCGGTGTGCTCACCGGCGTCGGCGCGGCCCGCCACGAGCACGTGGTGATCGCCGACGACGACGTCCGGTACGACGAGGCGGGGCTGCGCGTCGTGCACGGGCTGCTCGACCGGGTGGACCTGGTCCGGCCGCAGAACTACTTCGACCCGCTGCCCTGGCACGCGTGGTGGGACACCGGGCGCACCCTGCTCAACCGGGCGCTCGGCGCCGACTACCCCGGCACTCTGGCGGTACGCCGGAGCACCTTCCTCGCCATGGGCGGGTACGACCCGGACGTGCTCTTCGAGAACCTGGAGCTGATCCGTACGGTGCGCGCGTACGGGGGCACCGAGGCGGCGCCCGCCTGGCTGCACGTACGCCGGCTGCCGCCCGGCACCGCCCACTTCCTGGGCCAGCGGGTCCGCCAGGCGTACGACGACCTGGCCCAGCCGGCCCGCCTGGTCACCTCGCTCGCGGTCCTGCCGGCGCTGGCGGCGGCGGTCGCGAACCGGCGGCCGGGGCTGCTGCTCGGGGCGGCCGCGACCACGGTGGCGCTCGCCGAGGCGGGCCGGCGCCGGGGCGGGGGCACCACCGTCTTCCCGCCGGCGACCGCCCTGGCGGCCCCGCTCTGGGTGCTGGAGCGCGGCGTGTGCGCCTGGCTCGCCGTCGGCCGGCGCCTGCTCTTCGGCGGGGTCCGCTACGCCGGCGGCCGGATGCGCCGCGCCGCCCACTTCGAACGCACCCTCCGCCGCCACCTGCGCTGA